A window from Raphanus sativus cultivar WK10039 unplaced genomic scaffold, ASM80110v3 Scaffold3091, whole genome shotgun sequence encodes these proteins:
- the LOC108860074 gene encoding uncharacterized protein LOC108860074 isoform X1, translating to MSSVDNIFAPERISIQCYLWRCEIPVHDYCSDSHRELAVNGEGIGNAITFIDGKKDPEIFEMSRKILLSKRRRKHCGVPHVAASDICSNPWEQGRVFWRELEPDETKRSWLFISEKDPEGFGIMWLPVHRPIDLPGGCVCQKYWLQPDYIQASGSFRLLRITDCFERFNKAVYWLNFMYHNKVADKGKAVTVGVSSEGKPAKRQHMDPTHIGLPKVLQMDPNYHPPRGSTSLKLNQVQTVPMMGYGKLVHTLDGSYVLVKGKVAQTLPVEVIISHLLGIFEKARAKKLEEYLAQASPEFLIEMLELCDNRMVLFDKDKRKKAEQELLDQNKEMLELCDNRMLLFEKDKRKKAVQVQKLLSLVDSISRNCNGKPFADELFHELQELLDQNKEVEALKGYDTMQQVYFRKQVGNKEGEVNDNESGKEKQVSVAD from the exons ATG TCGAGTGTTGATAACATCTTCGCTCCAGAGAGGATTAGCATACAGTGCTATCTTTGGCGCTGTGAGATACCGGTTCACGACTATTGCTCAGACTCCCATCGTGAGCTTGCCGTAAACGGAGAAGGAATCGGAAACGCAATCACTTTCATCGATGGGAAGAAAGATCCAGAAATCTTTGAGATGTCTCGAAAGATTTTGTTGTCAAAGAGGCGAAGAAAACATTGTGGTGTCCCTCATGTAGCTGCAAGCGATATTTGCAGTAACCCGTGGGAACAGGGGAGAGTCTTTTGGAGGGAGCTTGAACCTGATGAAACCAAAAGATCATGGCTTTTTATCTCTGAAAAAGATCCCGAGGGTTTTGGAATCATGTGGCTACCGGTTCACCGTCCCATAGACCTTCCAGGTGGATGCGTTTGTCAGAAGTACTGGCTACAACCTGATTACATCCAAGCGAGTGGCTCCTTTCGCCTGCTGAGGATAACGGATTGCTTTGAGCGTTTCAACAAAGCTGTCTACTGGCTTAACTTTATGTATCATAACAAGGTGGCTGATAAAGGTAAAGCAGTTACTGTGGGGGTATCATCCGAGGGGAAGCCTGCCAAACGCCAACATATGGACCCTACCCACATTGGCCTCCCAAAGGTGCTTCAGATGGACCCGAATTACCACCCTCCTCGTGGATCAACATCCCTTAAGCTCaatcag GTTCAAACGGTGCCTATGATGGGATATGGCAAGCTTGTTCATACCCTTGATGGAAGCTATGTTTTGGTTAAAGGGAAGGTG GCTCAAACGCTGCCAGTGGAGGTCATCATATCTCATCTCTTGGGTATATTTGAGAAAGCTCGAGCAAAGAAATTGGAGGAGTATTTGGCTCAGGCGTCCCCTGAGTTTCTGATA GAGATGCTGGAGCTATGTGACAATCGGATGGTACTGTTTGACAAGGATAAGCGCAAGAAAGCCGAGCAA GAGctacttgaccagaataaggaGATGCTGGAGCTATGTGACAATCGAATGCTACTGTTTGAGAAGGATAAGCGCAAGAAAGCCGTGCAAGTTCAGAAGCTTCTCTCACTTGTTGATTCCATCTCTAGAAACTGCAATGGAAAACCGTTTGCAGATGAATTGTTCCATGAGCTTCAG GAGctacttgaccagaataaggaGGTTGAAGCGCTCAAGGGTTACGATACGATGCAGCAGGTGTACTTTCGTAAGCAAGTGGGGAACAAGGAGGGAGAGGTGAACGACAATGAGAGTGGGAAGGAGAAACAGGTCAGTGTGGCAGACTGA
- the LOC108860073 gene encoding serine/threonine-protein kinase BSK6-like isoform X2: MGCICFKPLQSSSSLSNKSTLIDQRENNDDNDGSSCPSFREFSLEQLRVATDGFSAGNIVSEHNEKVPNIVYKGRLKDGRKIAVKRFQRLSWPDSSKFIEAAQAVGRCRSEYMANLIGCCSNGHERLLVAEYMPNGTLAKHLFHWEKRPMKWEMRLKVALHTARALDYCNNKGLHLYHDLNTYRILFDKVGNPRLSCFGLMKSSREGRSYSTNLAFAPPEYLRLGIVMPESVIFSFGTLLLDLMSGRHIPPNHALDMFRGKNYLVLMDSALDGQYSDEDRTELIHLASRCLRFEPDERPSIKFLLMALSRLEKGEELFPNIKVDKNPTLPYTKPATKKKPLRLTPFGEACWRVDLSGIHELLEKLGYGEDVVVTNEFSFEMWTGRMQENTDYKKHGDAAFRAKDFETAIEFYTEFMSGASVVSPTVLTRRCLCYLMCDMFSEALTDAMQAQLASPEGSTALHLQAACLLKLGMVAEAKEALRHGSSLEAF; the protein is encoded by the exons ATGGGTTGCATTTGCTTTAAACCTTTGCAATCTTCGTCATCTTTGTCTAATAAATCCACCCTCATCGACCAACGAG AGAATAACGATGACAATGACGGAAGCTCATGTCCTAGTTTTCGAGAGTTCAGTTTGGAACAGCTGAGAGTCGCTACAGACGGATTCTCCGCTGGGAACATCGTGTCGGAGCACAACGAGAAGGTTCCTAACATCGTCTACAAAGGGAGGCTCAAGGACGGCCGAAAGATCGCCGTAAAGCGGTTTCAGAGGCTTTCTTGGCCCGACTCTTCCAAGTTTATC GAAGCAGCACAAGCAGTGGGGAGGTGTAGGAGTGAGTATATGGCCAATTTGATCGGTTGTTGCTCAAATGGTCACGAGAGGCTTCTCGTTGCTGAGTATATGCCCAATGGAACACTTGCAAAGCATCTTTTTCACT GGGAGAAACGACCAATGAAATGGGAAATGAGGTTGAAGGTTGCGTTACATACTGCGAGAGCCTTGGACTATTGTAATAATAAAGGACTACACTTGTACCATGATCTTAACACATACAGAATATTGTTTGATAAG GTTGGGAATCCAAGGCTGTCTTGCTTCGGTCTCATGAAGAGTAGCAGAGAGGGGAGGAGCTACAGCACGAACTTGGCATTTGCTCCACCTGAATATTTGCGTCTAG GTATTGTAATGCCAGAGAGTGTCATATTCAGCTTTGGGACTTTGTTACTGGATCTTATGAGTGGCAGACATATTCCACCGAACCAT GCACTTGATATGTTCCGTGGCAAAAACTATTTGGTGCTAATGGACTCAGCTCTGGATGGCCAGTACTCTGATGAGGACAGGACAGAACTAATCCACCTAGCTTCCCGCTGTTTGCGTTTTGAACCAGACGAGAGGCCAAGCATAAAGTTTCTTCTGATGGCTCTTTCAAGACTTGAAAAAGGAGAAGAGTTATTCCCAAACATCAAAGTGGACAAAAACCCT ACTCTACCATACACTAAACCTGCAACAAAGAAGAAGCCATTGCGCTTGACTCCTTTTGGAGAAGCATGCTGGAGAGTGGATCTAAGTGGCATACACGAACTACTGGAGAAACTCGGATATGGAGAGGATGTAGTGGTCACAAACGAG TTCTCATTTGAAATGTGGACGGGTCGAATGCAAGAGAATACAGATTACAAGAAGCATGGTGATGCAGCATTTCGTGCTAAGGATTTTGAAACCGCAATAGAATTCTACACAGAG TTCATGAGCGGAGCATCAGTGGTATCACCAACAGTTTTAACAAGACGGTGTCTATGTTACCTAATGTGCGATATGTTTAGTGAGGCTTTAACCGATGCAATGCAAGCTCAGCTTGCATCTCCAGAGGGTTCAACCGCTCTCCACTTGCAAGCCGCTTGTCTCTTAAAGCTTGGGATGGTAGCTGAAGCTAAAGAGGCACTTAGACATGGCTCTTCTCTTGAAGCTTTTTAG
- the LOC108860073 gene encoding serine/threonine-protein kinase BSK6-like isoform X1, producing the protein MGCICFKPLQSSSSLSNKSTLIDQRENNDDNDGSSCPSFREFSLEQLRVATDGFSAGNIVSEHNEKVPNIVYKGRLKDGRKIAVKRFQRLSWPDSSKFIEAAQAVGRCRSEYMANLIGCCSNGHERLLVAEYMPNGTLAKHLFHWEKRPMKWEMRLKVALHTARALDYCNNKGLHLYHDLNTYRILFDKVGNPRLSCFGLMKSSREGRSYSTNLAFAPPEYLRLGIVMPESVIFSFGTLLLDLMSGRHIPPNHALDMFRGKNYLVLMDSALDGQYSDEDRTELIHLASRCLRFEPDERPSIKFLLMALSRLEKGEELFPNIKVDKNPVSVSSKTLPYTKPATKKKPLRLTPFGEACWRVDLSGIHELLEKLGYGEDVVVTNEFSFEMWTGRMQENTDYKKHGDAAFRAKDFETAIEFYTEFMSGASVVSPTVLTRRCLCYLMCDMFSEALTDAMQAQLASPEGSTALHLQAACLLKLGMVAEAKEALRHGSSLEAF; encoded by the exons ATGGGTTGCATTTGCTTTAAACCTTTGCAATCTTCGTCATCTTTGTCTAATAAATCCACCCTCATCGACCAACGAG AGAATAACGATGACAATGACGGAAGCTCATGTCCTAGTTTTCGAGAGTTCAGTTTGGAACAGCTGAGAGTCGCTACAGACGGATTCTCCGCTGGGAACATCGTGTCGGAGCACAACGAGAAGGTTCCTAACATCGTCTACAAAGGGAGGCTCAAGGACGGCCGAAAGATCGCCGTAAAGCGGTTTCAGAGGCTTTCTTGGCCCGACTCTTCCAAGTTTATC GAAGCAGCACAAGCAGTGGGGAGGTGTAGGAGTGAGTATATGGCCAATTTGATCGGTTGTTGCTCAAATGGTCACGAGAGGCTTCTCGTTGCTGAGTATATGCCCAATGGAACACTTGCAAAGCATCTTTTTCACT GGGAGAAACGACCAATGAAATGGGAAATGAGGTTGAAGGTTGCGTTACATACTGCGAGAGCCTTGGACTATTGTAATAATAAAGGACTACACTTGTACCATGATCTTAACACATACAGAATATTGTTTGATAAG GTTGGGAATCCAAGGCTGTCTTGCTTCGGTCTCATGAAGAGTAGCAGAGAGGGGAGGAGCTACAGCACGAACTTGGCATTTGCTCCACCTGAATATTTGCGTCTAG GTATTGTAATGCCAGAGAGTGTCATATTCAGCTTTGGGACTTTGTTACTGGATCTTATGAGTGGCAGACATATTCCACCGAACCAT GCACTTGATATGTTCCGTGGCAAAAACTATTTGGTGCTAATGGACTCAGCTCTGGATGGCCAGTACTCTGATGAGGACAGGACAGAACTAATCCACCTAGCTTCCCGCTGTTTGCGTTTTGAACCAGACGAGAGGCCAAGCATAAAGTTTCTTCTGATGGCTCTTTCAAGACTTGAAAAAGGAGAAGAGTTATTCCCAAACATCAAAGTGGACAAAAACCCTGTAAGTGTTTCTTCAAAG ACTCTACCATACACTAAACCTGCAACAAAGAAGAAGCCATTGCGCTTGACTCCTTTTGGAGAAGCATGCTGGAGAGTGGATCTAAGTGGCATACACGAACTACTGGAGAAACTCGGATATGGAGAGGATGTAGTGGTCACAAACGAG TTCTCATTTGAAATGTGGACGGGTCGAATGCAAGAGAATACAGATTACAAGAAGCATGGTGATGCAGCATTTCGTGCTAAGGATTTTGAAACCGCAATAGAATTCTACACAGAG TTCATGAGCGGAGCATCAGTGGTATCACCAACAGTTTTAACAAGACGGTGTCTATGTTACCTAATGTGCGATATGTTTAGTGAGGCTTTAACCGATGCAATGCAAGCTCAGCTTGCATCTCCAGAGGGTTCAACCGCTCTCCACTTGCAAGCCGCTTGTCTCTTAAAGCTTGGGATGGTAGCTGAAGCTAAAGAGGCACTTAGACATGGCTCTTCTCTTGAAGCTTTTTAG
- the LOC108860074 gene encoding uncharacterized protein LOC108860074 isoform X2 → MSSVDNIFAPERISIQCYLWRCEIPVHDYCSDSHRELAVNGEGIGNAITFIDGKKDPEIFEMSRKILLSKRRRKHCGVPHVAASDICSNPWEQGRVFWRELEPDETKRSWLFISEKDPEGFGIMWLPVHRPIDLPGGCVCQKYWLQPDYIQASGSFRLLRITDCFERFNKAVYWLNFMYHNKVADKGKAVTVGVSSEGKPAKRQHMDPTHIGLPKVLQMDPNYHPPRGSTSLKLNQVQTVPMMGYGKLVHTLDGSYVLVKGKVAQTLPVEVIISHLLGIFEKARAKKLEEYLAQASPEFLIEMLELCDNRMVLFDKDKRKKAEQELLDQNKEMLELCDNRMLLFEKDKRKKAVQELLDQNKEVEALKGYDTMQQVYFRKQVGNKEGEVNDNESGKEKQVSVAD, encoded by the exons ATG TCGAGTGTTGATAACATCTTCGCTCCAGAGAGGATTAGCATACAGTGCTATCTTTGGCGCTGTGAGATACCGGTTCACGACTATTGCTCAGACTCCCATCGTGAGCTTGCCGTAAACGGAGAAGGAATCGGAAACGCAATCACTTTCATCGATGGGAAGAAAGATCCAGAAATCTTTGAGATGTCTCGAAAGATTTTGTTGTCAAAGAGGCGAAGAAAACATTGTGGTGTCCCTCATGTAGCTGCAAGCGATATTTGCAGTAACCCGTGGGAACAGGGGAGAGTCTTTTGGAGGGAGCTTGAACCTGATGAAACCAAAAGATCATGGCTTTTTATCTCTGAAAAAGATCCCGAGGGTTTTGGAATCATGTGGCTACCGGTTCACCGTCCCATAGACCTTCCAGGTGGATGCGTTTGTCAGAAGTACTGGCTACAACCTGATTACATCCAAGCGAGTGGCTCCTTTCGCCTGCTGAGGATAACGGATTGCTTTGAGCGTTTCAACAAAGCTGTCTACTGGCTTAACTTTATGTATCATAACAAGGTGGCTGATAAAGGTAAAGCAGTTACTGTGGGGGTATCATCCGAGGGGAAGCCTGCCAAACGCCAACATATGGACCCTACCCACATTGGCCTCCCAAAGGTGCTTCAGATGGACCCGAATTACCACCCTCCTCGTGGATCAACATCCCTTAAGCTCaatcag GTTCAAACGGTGCCTATGATGGGATATGGCAAGCTTGTTCATACCCTTGATGGAAGCTATGTTTTGGTTAAAGGGAAGGTG GCTCAAACGCTGCCAGTGGAGGTCATCATATCTCATCTCTTGGGTATATTTGAGAAAGCTCGAGCAAAGAAATTGGAGGAGTATTTGGCTCAGGCGTCCCCTGAGTTTCTGATA GAGATGCTGGAGCTATGTGACAATCGGATGGTACTGTTTGACAAGGATAAGCGCAAGAAAGCCGAGCAA GAGctacttgaccagaataaggaGATGCTGGAGCTATGTGACAATCGAATGCTACTGTTTGAGAAGGATAAGCGCAAGAAAGCCGTGCAA GAGctacttgaccagaataaggaGGTTGAAGCGCTCAAGGGTTACGATACGATGCAGCAGGTGTACTTTCGTAAGCAAGTGGGGAACAAGGAGGGAGAGGTGAACGACAATGAGAGTGGGAAGGAGAAACAGGTCAGTGTGGCAGACTGA